A genomic segment from Amphiura filiformis chromosome 10, Afil_fr2py, whole genome shotgun sequence encodes:
- the LOC140161974 gene encoding aqualysin-1-like, with product MRVLILLAVVAVAMGARFQKAAERVPGSYIIRLQEGVNQDKFVSSAGFSKLNAVVKYKYSSINGLAVNIPDFLVDRLLALDGVEYVEEDGIAYTQAVTSWGLDRIDQRTGRDNFYNPPRSGSGVTVYIIDTGLRHSHNDFGGRASYHWDYQSGVSEDCNGHGTHCGGTTSGTTYGVAAGTMVKSVRVLSCFGSGSWTNVIAGVDSVADASGMRVGSMSLGGGATQSLDDAVAAAVSAGAVMSVAGGNSNANACNYSPAREPSAITVGATDSNDARASFSNYGSCTDIFAPGVSITSAWHTSDTASNTISGTSMACPHVSGAAALLLQRGVSAGSVPSTMVNEATPNVVGNPGSGSPNEFLYVQ from the exons ATGAGAGTACTCATTCTTCTCGCCGTAGTGGCTGTAGCCATGGGAGCCAGGTTCCAGAAAGCAGCGGAGAGGGTTCCAGGATCCTACATCATCCGTCTTCAG GAAGGTGTGAATCAAGACAAGTTTGTTTCTTCGGCGGGATTCTCTAAGCTGAATGCAGTCGTAAAATACAAATACAGTTCCATCAATGGCCTAGCTGTGAATATCCCTGACTTCCTTGTTGACAGG CTGCTTGCCCTTGATGGTGTCGAGTATGTTGAAGAAGATGGTATTGCCTACACTCAGGCAGTCACCTCTTGGGGTCTTGACCGTATTGATCAACGAACCGGTCGAGATAACTTCTATAATCCACCAC GTAGCGGCTCCGGAGTAACTGTATACATCATTGATACTGGTCTCCGTCATTCCCACAACGACTTCGGTGGTCGTGCATCTTACCACTGGGATTATCAATCAGGTGTAA GCGAAGATTGCAACGGACACGGAACTCACTGCGGTGGTACTACCAGTGGAACAACCTATGGTGTTGCAGCCGGTACTATGGTGAAAAGTGTCCGTGTGCTCAGCTGTTTTGGATCTGGTTCCTGGACTAATGTTATTGCTG GAGTTGACTCAGTCGCCGATGCTAGTGGAATGAGAGTTGGATCCATGTCTCTCGGTGGAGGTGCAACACAGTCTCTTGATGATGCCGTTGCGGCTGCTGTATCCGCAGGAGCTGTTATGTCAGTAGCAGGTGGAAACTCCAACGCCAATGCTTGCAACTACTCACCAGCACGTGAACCATCG GCTATTACTGTAGGAGCTACTGATAGTAATGATGCACGAGCATCATTCTCCAACTACGGGTCTTGCACAGATATCTTCGCCCCTGGAGTCAGCATCACTAGTGCATGGCATACCAGTGACACGGCCAGCAATACGATCAGCGGAACTTCAATGGCTTGCCCACACGTCTCAG GAGCAGCCGCCCTACTCCTTCAAAGAGGTGTATCGGCCGGTAGTGTTCCTTCTACCATGGTAAATGAGGCCACTCCAAACGTAGTTGGCAACCCAGGAAGTGGCAGTCCAAATGAATTTCTTTACGTCCAATAA